In Candidatus Hydrogenedentota bacterium, one genomic interval encodes:
- a CDS encoding DUF4139 domain-containing protein, with translation MKTSRLLSVVLLTLFLVPAYGQEPLLKKLEDPVEERLQSAQSTQADQTDVAVTVYNSNRALVRDRRALKMLPGEHPLRFMDVASAIIPETVNLRSLNDSGALHILEQNYEYDLMSPDKLMEKYVGKEVLLVNKNTDYDFYEQPATLLSVNNGPVYKVENKIYLGHPGYVVLPEIPSELFAKPTLVWLLDNQGTDHEVEVSYMTNDINWQADYVLTMNREETLIDLEGWVTLNNQSGTTYQDAQLKLVAGDVNVASPQYRMQSKQVMADMAMAGAAPMMEEEAFSEYHLYTLERRTTIAENQTKQVSLLRGSNITVEKEYQFRGSTTNYSPQRKQQQNLHADVVLKFKNSEDNGLGIPLPAGVLRVYQADKSGMLQFSGEDRIQHIPKNENVRLIMGRAFDVVADRVQTEWQSLGPRTETAFTISVRNRKDTPITVDLIEPMPNANWEIIEESAAHVKRDAQTIVYTLAVDADSEAILTYRVKNIIF, from the coding sequence ATGAAAACATCCCGCCTGCTGTCTGTTGTTCTGCTGACACTTTTTTTAGTGCCCGCCTACGGTCAGGAACCCCTTCTTAAAAAACTGGAAGATCCCGTAGAAGAGAGGCTTCAAAGCGCGCAATCGACCCAAGCCGATCAGACTGATGTAGCAGTGACCGTTTATAACAGCAACCGTGCTTTGGTACGCGATCGCCGCGCCCTGAAAATGCTGCCCGGAGAACATCCCTTGCGCTTCATGGATGTAGCCTCAGCCATTATTCCGGAAACGGTGAATCTCCGTTCATTGAACGATTCAGGGGCACTCCATATTCTCGAACAGAACTATGAATACGATCTGATGAGCCCGGATAAATTGATGGAAAAGTATGTGGGCAAAGAAGTGTTGCTCGTGAACAAAAACACCGATTACGATTTTTATGAACAGCCGGCAACCTTGCTCAGCGTCAATAACGGTCCCGTATATAAAGTGGAGAATAAGATCTATCTCGGTCATCCGGGCTATGTGGTACTGCCCGAAATCCCCTCCGAATTATTCGCCAAACCAACCTTGGTCTGGTTGCTGGACAACCAAGGCACGGATCATGAAGTAGAAGTCAGTTACATGACAAACGACATCAATTGGCAGGCCGATTATGTACTTACTATGAATCGTGAAGAAACGCTTATTGATCTTGAGGGCTGGGTGACCCTTAACAATCAGTCAGGAACTACTTATCAAGACGCCCAATTGAAGTTGGTCGCCGGTGATGTGAACGTGGCTTCCCCGCAATATCGCATGCAATCGAAACAAGTCATGGCGGATATGGCGATGGCGGGCGCAGCACCCATGATGGAGGAAGAGGCCTTTTCGGAATACCACCTTTATACCTTGGAGCGGCGCACAACCATAGCGGAAAATCAAACGAAGCAAGTAAGCCTGCTCCGCGGCAGTAATATTACCGTTGAAAAAGAGTATCAATTCCGAGGCAGTACGACAAATTACAGCCCTCAGCGGAAACAACAGCAGAATCTACATGCTGATGTGGTCTTGAAGTTTAAAAATTCTGAAGATAATGGACTCGGTATTCCCTTGCCCGCAGGTGTCTTGCGTGTGTATCAAGCGGACAAGTCGGGTATGCTCCAATTTTCCGGCGAGGATCGCATCCAACATATCCCGAAAAATGAAAATGTCCGTTTGATTATGGGCAGAGCATTTGATGTAGTAGCCGACCGCGTACAGACTGAGTGGCAATCGCTTGGACCAAGGACTGAAACAGCCTTTACCATTTCAGTGCGCAATCGCAAAGACACGCCCATTACCGTAGATTTGATTGAGCCCATGCCCAACGCTAATTGGGAGATCATCGAAGAATCTGCAGCCCACGTAAAAAGAGATGCACAGACGATCGTCTATACATTAGCCGTCGATGCAGATAGCGAAGCAATTCTCACGTACCGAGTAAAGAATATAATTTTTTAA
- a CDS encoding gamma-glutamylcyclotransferase: MHKVFVYGTLKRGQRAELSQWGNAAFIGDGETQDKYTMYDGGFPTVSMDTPTGTIKGEVWEIDDEVLRHIDRYEGVGVLFDRFRVKVLIDGEVMECFMYAAHDREYLDGLQVLESGCWR; the protein is encoded by the coding sequence ATGCACAAAGTATTTGTTTATGGAACGCTCAAACGAGGACAGAGGGCAGAGCTGAGTCAATGGGGCAACGCTGCATTTATTGGAGACGGTGAGACCCAAGATAAATATACAATGTATGACGGCGGCTTTCCGACGGTGTCCATGGATACGCCAACCGGTACAATCAAGGGTGAAGTGTGGGAAATCGATGATGAAGTACTTAGACATATAGATCGCTATGAAGGTGTTGGTGTGCTCTTTGACAGGTTCCGCGTCAAAGTACTTATAGATGGCGAAGTGATGGAGTGCTTTATGTATGCGGCTCACGACCGTGAGTATTTGGATGGTTTGCAAGTACTTGAGAGTGGCTGTTGGCGTTAA
- a CDS encoding exo-alpha-sialidase, whose translation MSIPKQICMSLLVVFLSTIPVIAQELVKEKDIVIYQDERFYSAFPSIIMRPDGELITAFRRAPERRYLGEASTDHTDPNSYLVLVRSQDNGETWSTEPELIFAHPFGGSQDPCLIQLKNNNLLCSSYGWARIQPEVAEKIDTIVHDGGFVFMGGYLLQSEDGGKHWSGPIIPPPVPGKTEQNLFKEPCPAYNRGPMWEGRDGLLYWAVACRADSESGRTEVHLMVSPDGGSTWDYRCPIATDPEITFNETALIETQKGTLIAFLRTAYLDDHTVVARSEDGGKSFLPWEDTGFKGHPHCATCLPDGRILLVYGYRHKPYGIRARILDPEATNFADSTEIVLREDGGNSDLGYPWVTAMADGRYLVVYYFNQDNGIRHIAGSILSLNSE comes from the coding sequence ATGTCAATCCCAAAACAAATTTGTATGAGTCTGCTTGTTGTTTTTTTAAGCACAATCCCTGTGATCGCACAGGAATTGGTCAAAGAAAAAGACATCGTCATTTATCAGGATGAACGCTTTTACAGCGCCTTTCCCTCCATCATAATGCGGCCCGACGGAGAATTGATTACCGCATTTCGACGCGCCCCGGAACGGCGTTATCTCGGTGAAGCCTCTACCGATCATACGGATCCCAATAGTTACCTCGTTTTGGTGCGGTCGCAAGACAATGGAGAAACGTGGAGCACAGAACCGGAATTGATCTTTGCCCACCCCTTTGGCGGCTCTCAGGATCCCTGTCTCATTCAACTCAAAAACAATAATCTGCTTTGCAGCAGCTATGGTTGGGCACGGATCCAGCCCGAAGTGGCAGAAAAGATTGATACCATCGTCCATGACGGCGGCTTTGTTTTTATGGGCGGGTATTTGCTTCAATCTGAAGATGGCGGAAAGCACTGGAGCGGACCCATCATACCGCCGCCCGTACCGGGCAAAACAGAACAAAACCTATTCAAAGAGCCTTGTCCCGCCTATAATCGCGGGCCCATGTGGGAAGGACGTGACGGATTGCTCTACTGGGCGGTGGCGTGTCGGGCAGACTCAGAATCCGGCCGTACGGAAGTACATTTGATGGTTTCGCCCGATGGGGGAAGCACTTGGGATTACCGCTGCCCTATCGCAACAGACCCTGAAATTACTTTCAACGAAACGGCGTTGATCGAAACACAAAAAGGCACGCTCATTGCCTTTTTGCGTACCGCATACCTGGATGACCACACCGTCGTGGCACGCTCGGAAGATGGCGGCAAAAGCTTTTTACCATGGGAAGATACCGGATTCAAAGGACATCCCCACTGCGCCACGTGCCTGCCCGATGGCAGGATCTTGCTCGTCTATGGGTACAGGCATAAGCCTTACGGCATCAGAGCGCGCATATTAGATCCCGAAGCAACGAATTTCGCAGACAGTACGGAAATCGTCTTGCGCGAAGACGGCGGCAATAGTGACCTCGGTTATCCGTGGGTCACCGCCATGGCAGACGGCCGCTATCTTGTCGTCTATTATTTTAATCAAGACAATGGAATTCGCCACATTGCGGGCAGCATCCTGTCCTTAAATTCGGAGTAA
- a CDS encoding RNA polymerase sigma factor, giving the protein MTAQTPEPWIKPQESNAVPDAKVSDTASALQQLEDDALMAEHKKGSEAAFEELVHRYQRSIFGYAYQMLRNKHIAEEITQEVFVALVHNADRYKRQGKFASYLFAIASNKIHKEWEQRRTRPKFFSLSFWNNTAVSEDDDNIPMDAIEDETACVVHAFELGEVSEAVNAALQHLSEHYREAFVLRRFMDLSYEEISEITDCPIGTIKSRVVRAERGLRPHLERFREYLQD; this is encoded by the coding sequence ATGACAGCCCAAACACCAGAGCCATGGATCAAGCCACAGGAAAGTAATGCCGTGCCCGATGCGAAAGTGTCGGATACCGCATCCGCACTGCAGCAGCTTGAAGACGACGCCCTGATGGCAGAACACAAAAAGGGGTCGGAAGCCGCTTTCGAAGAACTGGTTCACCGCTATCAACGCAGTATCTTCGGCTATGCCTATCAGATGTTACGGAATAAGCATATTGCCGAAGAAATTACACAAGAAGTATTCGTGGCGCTCGTCCACAACGCCGACCGCTACAAAAGGCAGGGCAAATTCGCATCCTATCTTTTCGCCATTGCCTCCAATAAGATACACAAGGAATGGGAACAGCGCCGTACACGCCCCAAGTTTTTCAGCCTGTCTTTCTGGAACAATACGGCAGTCAGCGAAGATGACGACAATATTCCCATGGACGCCATTGAAGATGAAACGGCTTGTGTCGTTCATGCCTTCGAATTGGGAGAAGTATCAGAGGCCGTTAACGCGGCATTGCAACATTTATCAGAACATTATCGGGAAGCCTTTGTGCTCCGCCGATTTATGGATTTGTCGTACGAGGAAATTTCAGAAATTACGGACTGCCCCATAGGCACCATTAAATCCCGCGTTGTACGGGCAGAGCGGGGACTAAGACCTCATCTGGAACGATTTCGGGAATATTTACAAGATTAA
- a CDS encoding ComEA family DNA-binding protein, whose translation MGKKICVLAGSLVLLGLVLGIGLYFTRWNSPIEDEVFTAIEDLEPLLESGDVVAAPIAAADVNLAISLIEPTPVHNGPSVVVSVAGAVRRAGTYTFQEGQRVQAALNKAGGFLEDADMSDINIAASLIDCSDLYIPFQEIKSGTDQGVAMRRSALSNNVNTRSYTRSGWQAPSAKSPGLPIDHQTGAAASETYGEAAAAPKVTQTNGLIDLNTASLTELQQLPGIGPKTAEKIVAYREQCPFQKIEDLMEVSGIGEKKFDAVRLLIRVE comes from the coding sequence ATGGGGAAAAAGATTTGTGTCCTCGCCGGGAGTCTTGTCTTGCTTGGGCTTGTCCTCGGTATAGGACTGTACTTTACCCGATGGAATTCCCCCATAGAGGATGAGGTATTCACCGCTATAGAAGACTTAGAGCCTCTCCTTGAGAGCGGGGATGTCGTTGCTGCGCCTATCGCCGCCGCCGATGTAAACCTTGCGATATCCCTCATAGAACCGACACCTGTACATAACGGTCCCTCTGTGGTAGTCTCTGTTGCCGGCGCAGTACGACGGGCAGGCACCTATACATTCCAAGAGGGACAGCGCGTTCAAGCCGCCCTGAATAAAGCCGGCGGATTTCTCGAAGACGCAGACATGAGTGATATCAACATTGCCGCGTCCTTAATAGATTGCAGTGATTTATATATTCCCTTTCAGGAAATTAAAAGCGGTACAGATCAAGGGGTTGCGATGCGGCGCAGCGCTTTATCCAACAACGTGAATACAAGATCTTATACGCGCAGCGGCTGGCAAGCTCCCTCCGCAAAATCACCGGGATTACCTATAGACCATCAAACCGGGGCGGCGGCAAGTGAAACCTATGGAGAAGCCGCTGCAGCCCCTAAAGTAACGCAAACAAATGGGTTGATCGATCTGAACACGGCATCCCTCACAGAATTACAGCAATTGCCGGGCATCGGTCCCAAGACTGCAGAAAAAATTGTTGCCTATCGCGAGCAATGTCCTTTCCAAAAGATTGAAGATCTCATGGAAGTCTCCGGTATTGGTGAGAAAAAATTCGACGCCGTGCGGCTTCTTATTAGGGTGGAATAA
- a CDS encoding DUF5011 domain-containing protein, protein MNSVSKCCYSFFVGLVFLLAVSTTSSWGQDLPISTGMTVYRQHESFYHPGQPFDITITILGADLDNARAIGLEEYLPEDWRFLSLQGDAYSTPAVAPEPNSMPPFGFAWIVPPRPICVFTYTVLVPESAWGNKELLGNLEYRLGDGPLWAAPPISFVEGPEPQAPELTLLGANPLEIQLHALWQEPGYTAIDHDKQDISAYVLVTGSVDTQTPGEYTLEYSVSSRTSEQNATATRHVIVLEEEEALPARDRPASITAPPLPMAIQQSAPSTPALQDQQDAASAPLTEEAQQHRALDLPDLSALRPKSFKDELEERSTDTEGEQQADTETEGDGNIGEEKKEAALLHAEESKRKQEEMIPGQGSRAKTMRGSQNRDLPTEEPQEGFRVYLVVALILVGIPLAAGTYLIRQRAYKPGNRRRGKKER, encoded by the coding sequence ATGAATAGCGTGTCAAAGTGCTGCTATTCCTTCTTTGTGGGACTGGTCTTCCTGCTAGCCGTCTCGACCACGTCGTCTTGGGGGCAAGATCTACCCATTTCAACGGGAATGACTGTCTACCGTCAGCATGAATCCTTTTACCATCCCGGGCAGCCCTTTGATATAACCATCACCATACTAGGTGCAGATCTGGACAATGCACGGGCTATCGGATTGGAAGAATATCTTCCCGAAGACTGGCGCTTCTTATCCCTTCAAGGCGATGCTTATTCCACACCTGCTGTGGCGCCGGAACCGAACAGCATGCCGCCCTTCGGCTTTGCGTGGATCGTCCCGCCTCGACCAATCTGTGTATTTACGTATACGGTTCTTGTGCCGGAAAGCGCTTGGGGCAATAAGGAACTTTTGGGAAATCTCGAATATCGCCTTGGTGACGGTCCTTTGTGGGCGGCACCTCCAATTAGCTTTGTTGAAGGTCCCGAACCACAGGCGCCGGAATTAACGCTGCTGGGAGCGAACCCCCTCGAAATACAACTCCATGCACTGTGGCAGGAACCCGGCTATACTGCAATCGATCACGATAAACAGGATATATCCGCCTACGTTTTGGTCACCGGTTCTGTGGACACGCAAACTCCCGGTGAGTACACCCTCGAATACAGTGTGAGTTCAAGAACGAGTGAACAAAACGCCACCGCCACACGGCACGTAATTGTGCTGGAGGAAGAGGAAGCGCTGCCCGCAAGAGATCGTCCTGCTTCAATTACCGCGCCGCCGCTGCCTATGGCGATACAACAAAGCGCTCCCTCAACACCTGCCCTTCAGGATCAACAAGACGCAGCCAGTGCACCCCTCACAGAAGAAGCACAGCAACATAGGGCACTTGATCTGCCTGATCTCTCCGCGTTACGGCCAAAATCCTTTAAAGACGAACTGGAAGAAAGAAGTACCGATACGGAAGGAGAACAACAGGCTGACACGGAAACAGAAGGGGACGGTAATATAGGAGAGGAAAAAAAGGAAGCGGCGCTGCTCCATGCGGAGGAATCGAAAAGAAAACAAGAAGAGATGATTCCCGGGCAGGGTTCAAGGGCAAAGACTATGAGAGGCTCTCAAAATAGAGACCTGCCAACAGAAGAGCCCCAAGAAGGCTTCCGCGTATATTTGGTTGTTGCCCTAATACTTGTTGGAATTCCCCTAGCCGCAGGCACCTATCTGATCCGACAAAGAGCCTATAAACCGGGGAATCGACGCCGCGGGAAAAAAGAGCGCTAA
- a CDS encoding NAD(P)H-hydrate epimerase, with protein sequence MKQLTTAQMREADRRCIEDLGMPGVVLMNNAGTAVFNHITRGPVGVVCGKGNNGGDGFVVARLALLAGFETRVVLTAEPDAVRGDAAVFMRLYQNIGGSLISAATEEEAIQAVTALSDCAVLVDALLGTGIKGSLHGPVRAAIAAWPSVYTIAVDLPSGMDSDTGQSCGRCIRANLTVTFAFAKQGFAAPEARANLGKLVVADIGIPDCCSDDEAWARCKPAPSR encoded by the coding sequence ATGAAACAATTGACCACTGCACAAATGCGCGAAGCCGACCGCCGCTGTATTGAAGACTTGGGCATGCCCGGCGTCGTATTGATGAACAATGCGGGCACAGCAGTCTTCAACCACATCACCCGCGGACCTGTAGGCGTGGTTTGCGGTAAAGGCAACAACGGAGGCGACGGCTTTGTGGTCGCGCGGCTGGCCCTCTTAGCCGGATTTGAAACCCGAGTGGTGCTGACAGCGGAACCTGATGCCGTCAGGGGCGATGCTGCTGTCTTTATGCGCTTGTACCAAAATATCGGCGGCTCCCTGATCAGCGCTGCTACAGAAGAGGAAGCAATCCAAGCCGTGACGGCACTGTCGGACTGCGCGGTACTCGTCGATGCTCTTTTAGGCACCGGTATCAAGGGCAGCCTTCACGGCCCTGTTCGCGCTGCTATCGCCGCATGGCCCTCCGTCTACACGATCGCTGTCGATCTGCCCTCCGGCATGGATTCTGATACAGGGCAATCCTGCGGGCGCTGCATTCGCGCTAATCTTACCGTGACCTTTGCCTTTGCCAAGCAAGGTTTTGCTGCTCCGGAAGCACGCGCCAATTTAGGAAAATTGGTCGTGGCAGACATCGGTATTCCTGATTGCTGCTCTGATGATGAGGCTTGGGCACGGTGTAAACCGGCGCCAAGCCGTTAA
- a CDS encoding glycosyltransferase family 2 protein, translating to MYETNAHGSDDHLRNCVVVVIPCFNAGPRLRPVLEESFQYVNRVIVVDDGSTDGGTEDIENEAVTLIRFPHNKGKGHALNAGIRRAIAMPGLKCIALLDADGQHNPHELPHLFAVFQETVADLLVGSRHLDKSKTPWRSRFGNRLTAWIMNRFFACPLSDTQCGYRLLSPGFAQDFVHAVPCGRYETELLMILYAIRRGYQLQAASVSTLYEPGNRSSHFRKFRDSSRIYSALLRSRFTSKLFHPGPADNEHDQPAGKENDRPS from the coding sequence ATGTATGAAACAAATGCCCACGGTTCCGATGACCACCTCAGAAACTGTGTTGTGGTGGTAATCCCTTGTTTCAATGCAGGGCCGCGTCTCCGTCCCGTCCTGGAAGAAAGCTTCCAGTATGTGAACAGGGTCATAGTTGTCGATGATGGCAGTACGGACGGCGGCACGGAAGACATCGAAAACGAAGCTGTTACGCTCATTCGATTCCCTCATAACAAAGGTAAAGGACATGCGCTGAATGCCGGTATACGCCGTGCCATCGCCATGCCCGGCCTAAAGTGCATTGCCTTGCTCGACGCCGACGGACAGCATAATCCCCACGAACTGCCCCATTTGTTTGCGGTCTTCCAAGAAACTGTCGCCGATTTACTGGTCGGTTCTCGCCATTTAGACAAATCCAAAACACCGTGGCGCAGCCGATTCGGGAATCGACTGACTGCGTGGATCATGAACCGATTTTTCGCCTGCCCTTTAAGCGATACCCAATGCGGCTATCGCTTGTTATCGCCGGGCTTTGCACAAGACTTCGTCCACGCCGTTCCCTGTGGACGCTACGAGACCGAGCTGCTCATGATTCTTTACGCGATTCGGCGCGGGTATCAATTACAGGCTGCATCGGTCTCCACGCTCTACGAGCCGGGCAATCGAAGTTCTCATTTTCGTAAGTTCCGCGATTCATCCCGTATCTATAGCGCTTTGCTCCGCTCCCGCTTCACGTCCAAGCTGTTTCACCCCGGCCCCGCCGACAACGAACACGACCAACCGGCAGGAAAAGAAAATGATCGTCCTTCTTGA
- a CDS encoding ABC-F family ATP-binding cassette domain-containing protein produces the protein MSLIRLENVCKSYSGERLLDNVNFRIENGERIALIGRNGTGKTTLFRLITGETETDGGVVERMRRIRTVYLSQIPEVSPEQSIYEIALHSFADLLEQEKVLQELEHRLAQDSDEVLLTRYGELQHLFTQQGGYEFRVRTRQILCGLGFHPDEFTKPFQSLSGGWRARLLLSLALLRDADLLLLDEPENHLDMEAREWLEEHLRNRPEAIVLISHDRRMVNTLARRVIELERGEALCFTGNYDRWLKEKLLRREQQQRAFSRQDAFIQKEMAWIDRFRYKNTKARQAQNRLKRLEKLEVVEAPPAEMGAASFQMGAVERSGDIVLNAQDLSMGYNGSSLYSGLSFSLHRGDRLGIIGPNGSGKTTLLRQLIGKHKGWSGTIWMGANVMPAFYDQHQESLQNDRDLLSEMQAFRPDWSAQLCRNHLARFLFTGDEVFKAASILSGGERSRLALAKLVASDANLLLLDEPTNHLDMASREALESALEDYEGTLVVVSHDRTLIDKVAERLVVIEEGKAQLFYGNFSDWRLYQKEQGLEERRIVDEETVERRQKQSAIREEKKAQEREDRRKQRRVEALEKEIEAAEDAIEALNSRFAEIDPADFSLAQSLKEEYDTIQQAVESLYEEWTALQEE, from the coding sequence ATGAGTCTCATACGACTGGAAAATGTCTGTAAAAGCTATTCCGGGGAAAGACTCCTGGATAATGTCAACTTCCGCATAGAAAACGGAGAACGGATCGCACTGATCGGACGCAACGGTACGGGTAAAACGACCCTGTTTCGCTTAATTACGGGTGAAACAGAAACGGATGGTGGTGTGGTAGAGCGTATGCGGCGTATACGGACGGTCTACTTGTCTCAAATACCGGAAGTCTCACCCGAACAAAGCATTTATGAAATTGCTTTACATTCCTTTGCTGATTTGCTTGAACAAGAAAAAGTGCTGCAGGAACTGGAGCATCGGCTTGCGCAGGACTCGGACGAGGTATTGTTGACGCGCTACGGAGAATTGCAGCATCTCTTCACGCAACAAGGCGGTTATGAATTTCGCGTGCGCACCCGGCAAATACTCTGCGGGCTGGGCTTTCATCCCGATGAATTTACCAAGCCTTTCCAATCCTTAAGCGGCGGCTGGCGCGCACGGCTCCTACTTTCCCTTGCTTTGTTGCGCGATGCCGATCTGCTGCTCCTCGACGAACCGGAAAACCATCTGGATATGGAGGCGCGCGAATGGCTGGAAGAACATTTGCGTAACCGTCCCGAAGCCATCGTACTCATCTCACACGATCGGCGCATGGTCAATACCCTGGCCCGTCGTGTGATCGAATTAGAACGGGGCGAAGCCCTATGCTTTACAGGCAATTATGATCGCTGGTTAAAAGAGAAACTGCTTCGCCGTGAGCAGCAACAACGCGCCTTTTCGCGGCAAGATGCCTTTATCCAAAAGGAAATGGCATGGATTGACCGTTTCCGTTATAAAAACACCAAGGCGCGGCAAGCTCAAAATAGGCTGAAGCGCTTGGAAAAACTGGAGGTCGTGGAAGCACCGCCCGCTGAAATGGGAGCCGCCTCTTTTCAGATGGGCGCCGTGGAACGGAGCGGAGACATCGTATTGAACGCCCAAGACCTGAGTATGGGCTACAACGGATCAAGCCTCTACAGCGGTCTGTCCTTTTCGCTCCATCGCGGCGACAGGCTTGGTATTATCGGACCCAACGGATCGGGAAAAACAACCTTGCTGCGGCAATTGATCGGCAAACACAAAGGATGGAGCGGTACCATTTGGATGGGCGCCAACGTGATGCCCGCTTTTTATGATCAGCATCAGGAAAGCCTGCAAAATGATCGGGATCTGCTCAGCGAAATGCAGGCGTTTCGGCCCGATTGGTCGGCACAGCTGTGCAGAAACCATCTTGCCCGATTCCTATTCACCGGCGACGAAGTATTTAAAGCCGCCTCCATCTTAAGCGGTGGTGAACGCAGCCGTCTCGCCTTAGCAAAATTGGTCGCCTCTGATGCCAACTTGCTGCTCCTTGATGAGCCGACCAACCACCTGGATATGGCGTCGCGGGAAGCGCTGGAATCAGCTTTGGAGGACTACGAAGGTACACTGGTCGTCGTCAGCCATGACCGAACCTTGATTGATAAGGTGGCGGAACGGCTTGTGGTCATTGAAGAGGGTAAGGCGCAGCTCTTTTACGGCAACTTCTCCGATTGGCGTTTATACCAAAAGGAACAAGGTCTGGAAGAGCGCAGGATTGTTGATGAAGAAACCGTGGAGCGCCGCCAAAAACAGAGCGCTATCCGAGAAGAGAAAAAAGCCCAAGAACGGGAAGACCGACGCAAACAACGACGCGTTGAAGCCCTGGAAAAAGAAATCGAGGCTGCAGAAGACGCCATAGAAGCCTTAAACAGCCGCTTCGCAGAAATTGATCCGGCCGACTTTTCTCTTGCACAGTCGCTTAAAGAAGAGTATGATACGATTCAGCAAGCGGTAGAATCTTTATATGAAGAATGGACCGCACTTCAGGAAGAATAA